AGAGCTATACTTACTAGTAAACTTATGAATACAAGTTTTTTGATATTTTTCATAACATCACCTTTCATTTAATAGGTAACAGCATCTAGTCCATCTTCATGGTGAGGAGTTTTTCCTTCTATAGTTATTATAAGTTTATTAGGAAGACAAACTATTGTATCTCCAGGCTCAGATATTGGACCTGCCTTTACGCATACTTGATCTGGGCATGTAGCTTCTAATATACTTATTTTCCCTTTTTCTATTTTTATCTTATTATTATCTTTGCCGTTATCAGATTTTATTAAAAAAGTTTCTGTTTTATCTACTTTAGATAAATTAATTTCTTTTATAATTTTACCATCTTGCTTAATTATTGCAATTTTGGAATCGGATTTAATGCTATACTTATAAATGTAAATTCCAATAAAGCTCAAAATTAAAATTGAAACTATAATTATAGAAATTATCTTATCACCTTTCTTCATAAATATACTCCTTATTTGATAATTTAAAATCTTTAGCTATATTAGATGTTACATGTACTTTTTTATCAGTAGTTACTAATACTGCATCTACTCCATCAATTTTTTCTATAAGTTCTAGAGATTTTTCTAAACCTAAAATGAATGTAATAGTGGATAGAGCATCGCCATCTATAGATTTATCTGATATTATAGTGGAAGATAGAATTCCACTTTCCGCAGGATAACCAGTTTTAGTATTTAATATATGATGATATTTTTTGTTATCTTTAATAAAGAATCTTTCATAAGTTCCTGAACTTACTACAGATTTATTAGAAACTTTTATTATAGCAAAGTATTCACCTCTATCACTTAGAGGGTCTTGTATGCCTATATTCCAAGGAGTTCCATCGGTTTTATTGCCAATAGTTACAATATTACCTCCTAAATTTAGATAGGCACTTTTTATACCTTGTTTTTCTAAAACTTCGCAAGCTTTATCAGCAGCAAAACCCTTTGCAATACCACCTAAATCTATGACTTCATTAGAATATTTAAGTTTTACGGATTTATTATTTTCATCAATTAAAATATTTTTATAGTTAATTAATTTTAAAGATTCATCTATTTCGTTCTTTGAAGGCACACGGGCATTTTCGGTACCGATTCCCCAAAGTTTAACTAAAGGACCTACAGTTATATCAAAATTTCCTTTAGATAGTTTAGAGTACTCAAGCGAGGTTTTAATTACTTTAAAAGTATCTTCATTTATTTTTACAAAATCTTTTCCAGCATTATTATTTATTTTTACAACATCACTACTAGGCTTTGTAGGAGACATCATTTCATCTACATCAGATATTGCTTTCATGGCCTCATCAGCAGCCCTTTCAGAATTTTTACCATATATTTTAAGTTGTATTAGAGTATCTAGAAGGTAATTTTCCTTAGTAGTAACCGTTTCTTTTCCACAACCAGCTAACATAAATATTAATGAAAATATTACAAGAGATATTAAAGACTTTTTCTTCATATAAATACCACCTTAGTATAAAAATTATCAAACACATTAATTATAACATAAAATAAAAAAATGCGACTTACTTTTTAGTTAGTTGTTCATTAATAAAAGGTTTTTTCTTAAAACTTGTTGATTCATTTGAATTTCTTTTTTACAAATATTATTTATATCTTTAAGTTTTTGATTTTCGGTTAACTCTTGTCCATTATTAATATTAAAATATTTATTTGAATGTGAAATGTATAAAATATCATCATATATAAAGGAACCGTTATTGAATAAAACTTTGTTATCCGTAGTGGACAGAATTTCTCTTCCAAAGACATAAGGATTTTTAATGTCATATAAATTTGCTATTAAATTGTATATATCTATTTGACCAACAACTTCTTTTTTAACAGATTTATAGTTGTCTCCAGGGAAATGCACAATTAAAGGAACTTTACCCAGCATAAAATTATTAAAATCATTTTTTTCTATATCTTTTCTTACCTTGTAAATTTCCTTTGTTAAGTATATAGGAACTCCATTGTGATCTCCATACATTACAATTATAGAGTTATCTAAATAACCTTTTTTTTCAAGGTCATTTAAAAATATTCCTAATTCCCTATCTAAATTGTGTATAGAGTTTATATAATCACCTAAAAAAGTATCTTTTAATTCACCTACAGGAAATAATTCTTCTTTATCTTTAAATGGATAGTGACTTGTTAGGGTGATTAAAAAAGAATAAAAGGGTTGTTTAAAGCTGTCCATTTTTTCTAAAGATTCTTTAAAGAAGGTTCTATCACCTATTCCCATACCTCTTATATCATCTTGAGAAAAATCTCTAATTCCATAGAATTTATCAAAGCCTATACTATTATACATAACGTGCCTATTCCAAAAGCCTTCATTATTTCCATGAAATACATAAGAATTATAACCTTTCTTCTTAAAATTTTTAGGAAGAGAATTAAAAGTATTTCCTGCATATTTATAATATGTAGCTCCATTAGAAGAAGGATATAAGGAATTATTAACTAAAAATTCAGCATCAGAAGTGTTTCCTTCTCCTACTTGATAAAAACAATTTTCAAAGTATACACTTCTGTTAATAAATTTATTCAAATTAGGCGTTATTTCTTTCCCATTAAATTTTTGGTTTATTACAAATTCCTGTAGGGATTCTAATTGAATAACTATTAAATTTTTCCCTTGCCCTTTATTCAAATAAGGATTATTATCTGCATTTTTTTTATTATTTTCTTTAAAAAAACTATAGATTTCTTCATCAGAATACTGGAAATTATTGTCCTCTTTATATCTAAAAAAATAGTTGTATCCATCTAAAGCATGATAGTTAATATTTCCTATCATTCTAGATATGTAAAGTTTGTTTGACATATTTCTTAATAAACCCGATTGTTCTTCAGCTAATTTATTTACATGTTTAGCATTTAAATTAACCCCTAATGCTATAAATAAAATAGAGGGTATAAGGTAAAAGTAATAGGGAACGGTAAACCTAACTTTTTTTAAATAAATAAAAATAATTGGAATTAAAACAAGCAAGTCCATAAAAAATAAAACATTCTTAAAGCCTATTATTTCAAATATAGAATTAGTAGATATTAACTTTGTAAGAGTTCCATTTTTTATAGATACAAGAGATAAAAGATCTCCCTTTAAATTAAAATAAAATATATCCAATATATAGACTATGCTTAACAATAGATTTAATAAATAAGCAAGTATTAAACTTATTTTATCCTTAAATATCATAAAAAAACCAATTAAAAGTATTATACAATAAAAACTAGGGAACAATATGCTTCTATTAAAATATGTAGGGGAAATGATTTTTACAAATATATAAGACTTATAAGTTAAAAGTGCAATAAATATACCTAATAAAATAGTATATAATTTAAAAGCTTTAAAATTATAATTTTTTTTATTAATACTATTTTTTATCATATTAATTACCTCCATTAAAATTACTTTCATTAAATCAAAATAACATATTATTAATATAATAACAATTAAATTTTTATAAACTTTAAAATAATATATGAAATAAAAAAAATATGTGCTATAATATATACGAACATAAAATACATAAATACGAATAATATTCGTTAAAAGGGGGATAAAAACTCTATGAAAAAAAATATATTTAGGCTTTACGTAGAAAAAAAGGATAAATTTGATGTAGAATCAATAAATCTTAAACAGGATTTAAAACTTACTTTAGGCATAGAAGAAATTTCAAAATTAAAAATAGTTAACATCTATGATATAGAAGGATTGGATATAGAAGAGCTAAAAAAGGCTAAAAATACTGTGTTTTCAGACCCAGTTGTAGATAATGTATATGAAGAAGAATTTCCAATTGGAAAGGGTGCTAAGTTTTTCGTGTCGGAATATTTACCAGGGCAATATGACCAAAGAGCTGATTCATCAGTTCAATGTGTTCAAATTCTTACAGGAAAAAGTGGCATAGACATAAAGACTTCAAAGCTATTTATAGTAGAAGGAATTCAAAAAGACGAAGATTTTAAAAAAATAAAGGATTATTGCATAAATGATGTGGATTCAAGAGAAGGAAGTATTAATAAACCTAATACTTTAGATTTAAACTTTGTTGAACCAAAGAATGTAAAGACATTAGAAGGATTTATAGATTTAAAAGAAGATGAATTAGAAGAACTTTTAAAACACGAAGGTTTGGCTATGGATATAGAGGATTTAAAATATTGCCAAGCTTACTTTAAAAAAGAGCATAGAAATCCGACTATAACAGAAATAAAAGTTATAGATACATACTGGTCAGATCATTGTAGGCATACAACTTTTAACACAGAGATTAAAAATGTAAAAATAGAGGAAACTGATTTAACAAAACCTATAAAAGAAGTATATGAAGATTATTTAAATAGTAGAGAATTTATTCATAAAGATAGAGATGATAAATATCAATCACTTATGGATATTGCTACTATAGGTATGAAAGAAGCTTTAAAAAGAGGAATGCTACAAAGATTAGATAAAAGTGAAGAAATTAATGCTTGTAGTATAAAAGTAGAAGCAGATGTAAATGGAAAACCTGAAGAATGGCTTATTATGTTTAAAAATGAAACTCATAACCATCCTACAGAAATAGAACCTTTTGGAGGAGCAGCTACTTGTCTTGGCGGGGCAATAAGAGATCCATTATCAGGTAGAGCATATGTTTATCAAGCTATGAGAGTTACAGGAAGTGCAGATCCTAGAAGAAAAATAGAAGATACTATAAAGGGAAAATTACCTCAAAAGAAAATAACTACAGAAGCTGCTGCAGGATATAGTTCCTATGGTAATCAAATAGGTGTTTCTACTGGATTTGTAGACGAGCTATATCATGAAGGATATATGGCTAAAAGAATGGAAGTTGGAGCTGTAATAGGAGGAGTTAAAGCTTCTAATGTGGTAAGAGAGTCTCCACGAAAAGGAGATGTAGTTATACTACTTGGAGGAAAAACAGGAAGAGATGGTTGTGGAGGAGCAACTGGTTCTTCTAAAGAACATACAGAAGAATCCATTGTAGAATGTAGTTCAGAAGTTCAAAAGGGTAATGCTCCAACAGAGAGAAAAATCCAAAGACTTTTTAGAAATGAAGAAGTATGTAAGATGATAAAGAGATGTAATGACTTTGGAGCAGGTGGAGTTTCTGTTGCAGTAGGAGAATTAACAGATGGACTTTATATAGACTTAGATAAAGTACCTAAAAAATATGAAGGATTAGATGGAACTGAAATTGCTATATCTGAATCACAAGAGAGAATGGCTATAGTAATAGATGGTAAAAATTTAGAAAGATTTATAAGCCTTGCTGAAGAAGAAAACTTAGAAGCTACAAAAATTGCAGATGTAACATCAAATAAAACTCTTGAAATGTATTGGCGTGGAGATAAAATAGTAGATTTAAAAAGAGAATTCTTAGATAGTAATGGAGTAAAAAAGGAAATAGATGTAGAGGTATCATCACCTAAGAAAGAAGAAAATTATTTTACTAAGTGTTCAAACAAATATAAAAACATTAAAGAAGCATGGTTAGAAACACTTTCAAACTTAAATGTATGCAGCAAAAAGGGAATGGTAGAAAGATTTGATAATACTGTGGGAGCATCTACTGTTTTAATGCCTTTTGGAGGTAAATATGCACTAACTCCAAGTGAAGGTATGGTTGCTAAAATTCCAGTTTTACATGGAGAAACTACAACAGCTACAATTATGTCTCATGGGTTTAATCCATATATATCCGAGTGGAGTCCTTTCCATGGAGCATTATACGCAGTATTAGAATCTATTGCAAAAATTGTAGCATTAGGTGGAGATTATAAGGATATTCATTTAAGTTTCCAAGAATATTTTGAAAGCTTAGGAGAAGATAAAACTAAATGGGGCAAACCTTTTGCAGCATTACTAGGGGCTCTTAAAGCACAAAAGGAATTTAAGGCTTTTGCTATAGGTGGTAAAGATAGTATGTCAGGAACTTTTAAAGAATTAGATGTTCCTCCAACACTTATATCTTTTGCATTAGGATTATTAAACACCAATAATAGCATTTCACAAGAATTTAAAGAAATAAATAGTAATGTTGTAATATTAAAAGTAGATAGAGATGAAAATTATATTCCTAATTTAGATATGGCAAAGAAAAATTTTGAAGTAGTTCATTCATTAATAAAATCAGGAAAAGCATTATCTACTTATACTATTAAAGCTGGTGGAATAATAGAAGCTATAAGTAAAATGGCTTTTGGAAATAAAATAGGAATTAGTTTTGATAATAATAAAGAATGGACTGTAGAAGAATTATTAGATCCAAGTTACGGTTCAATTATAGTAGAACTTAATAAAGACATAAATTTAGAAGAAGAATTAAAGGGAAGTAATTGGGAATTATTAGGTAAAACTATAGAGGAACAATGTTTTAAAGTTAAAGATGAAGTAATAAAAATAGATGAAGCCTTAGAAAGTTGGATAAAACCTTTAGAAACTGTATTCCCTACAAAAATTGAGGATATTAAAGAAGATATAAATAATATAAATTTCCAAAAAGATAATAAAAATATTTCAATAATAAAAAATATAAAACCACAAGTATTTATACCAGCGTTCCCAGGTACCAACTCAGAATATGATACAGCGAAAGCATTTATAAAGGCAGGAGGACAGGTCTCTAGTTTAGTATTTAGAAATAATTCTATAAAAGATATAGAAGAAACCATAGATGCTTATGCAAAAGAAATAAGAAATTCTAATATATTAGCTATTCCAGGAGGATTTAGTGCTGGAGATGAACCGGATGGATCTGGTAAATTTATAGCTACAGTATTTAGAAATGAAAAAATAAAAGATGCAGTAATGGATCTTATTAAGAACAGAGATGGATTAATTTTAGGTATATGTAACGGCTTCCAAGCACTTATTAAATTAGGTTTAATACCTTATGGAGAAATAAGAGAATTAGATGAAAAATCTCCTACATTAGCTCAAAATAAAATAGGAAGACATGTATCTAAAATAGTTAGAACAAAGGTTGTATCTAATTTATCTCCTTGGTTTAACAATGTAAAAGTTGGAGATGTTTTCTCATTACCTATATCTCACGGAGAAGGAAGATTTATGGCTGATGAAGATGTATTAAGAAAATTAATAGATAATGGTCAAATAGCTTCACAATATGTGGACTTAAATGGAAATGCAACCTATGATATAGAATTTAATCCAAATGGATCATTATATGCAGTAGAAGCATTAACAAGTCCAGATGGAAGAATTCTTGGTAAAATGGCTCACTCAGAAAGAATAGGAGAAGGACTATATAGAAATATTCCAGGTGAAAAAGATCAAAAAATATTTGAAGCGGGAATAAACTACTTTAAATAATCTAAAGCTACCTCTAAAGGAGAATTTAATTAAAATTATTGATATAATCATAATTGAAGTATACTTTTGGAGGTAGCCTATGAAAATTAAAAGAATGTTTTACGCAAGAAGTGCTCTAGAAGTGGCAAAAGACCTTTTAGGAAAAACCATTGTTCATAAAGTAGATGGAGTAACTTTAAAGGGAAAAATAGTAGAAACAGAAGCCTATATTGGAGCGATTGATAAAGCAAGTCATGCCTATGGTGGGAAAAAAACAGAAAGAGTTATGCCTTTATACGGTAAACCAGGTACTGCCTATGTGTATCTTATATATGGAATGTATCATTGCTTTAATGTAATTACAAAAATAGAAGGAGAAGCAGAAGGAGTACTTATAAGGGCAATAGAACCTTTAGAGGGAATTGAAAAAATGGCTCATTTAAGATATAAGAAATCCATAAGTGAAATAAGTAAGACACAATTTAAAAATTTAACCACAGGACCGGGTAAACTATGTATAGCCTTAAATATAGATAAAAATAATAATAAGCAAGATCTTTGCAATGAAGGAACACTTTATATAGAATATAATGATAAAGAAAGATTTAACATAGTAGAAAGCAAAAGAATAGGAATAGACTATGCAGAAGAAGCTAAAGATTTTTTATGGAGATTTTATATAGAAGACAATCCTTGGGTTTCAAAGAAAATGTAGCACAGTTATTGTGCTACATTTTTATTAATGAATAACTAACAATGAACAATGAATAATTAAGGAAGATTTTTTTCCTTGCGTCAGAAAATCTTTAATCTTATTAGTTAGAATTGAAAATGGAGAATGGAAAGTGGAAAATGATTGACAACTTTTCTCCACCATTCTCCACTTTCCATTTTCAATTATATCCACATTGACATTTTTATTGATGGCTGGTTTAGCAAAGCTAAACATCGCTTTAGCTTTTACAAAAATTAAAATCAAAAGTGTTTATTGTATAAACAAACAAAATAAATTTAAGTTAGGCTATCGACTTAAAATCCTAAATAACTATTCATTCATTGTCCTATGTCAATCGTCCTCTGTCCTATGTTAAAAAAGGGGGCTGGATTTTTAAATGGTTAAAGATATATAATAAGAGTATTGAACATTTAAAATAGGAGGCATAAAATGGCGAATTATAAAAAATATTTAGATGAAATTAAGAAAAACTATAATATGGTAGTTGATGAAGAGAATTACAAAGAAATAATTCTTAAAGAATTTGAATACAGTAAATTTTTACAGGATTATTTTAAAGAATACATGGAGAAAGAGGAATTAGATTTAAACTGGGGAGCTTTAATGATTCTATTCATAAAGGCAAGTAAAGAAAAAAACGTTACTCTTGTAGAAAAGTATGAGAAAGCATTAAAAAAATATAAAAATAATTACTATTTAGAATACGTTTTAGGTGAAATAAATCTTGTGTATTATGGTGAATTATTTAAAGCTAAAGATGCCTTTAATAATGCATTAAAGTTAAGAGACAATGATGGAGATTGTTATTATAATTTAGGATTTATATACTATCTTTTAGGAATGTTTAAAAAGTCTTTTGAATTTTACATTAAAGCTATACAATATAGTGACTATACATCTAATCCAGAGAATTTAAAAAATAAGGCCATAAATAGTATATTATTTCATTATGGACTAGTAGGAAAAGATGAGGAAGAATTAAAAAAACTATGTAATAAAGATTATAACAGTATGGCTAATGAAGAAATTATAAAAATTCTGAAGGGAGAGGCTTAAAATGAATAATACAAATGAAAAAAGTGTATGGCTTCCAAATCAATTATCTGCAGTAAAATTATTTCTAATACAAATAGAATGTTCTATAAATGAAGCTTATGAACAATTAGATGGCAAAACACTTTATGAATATACAATATTAAACAATGATTCTTCAGGAGTGGTTAAAGTACTACCAGAAATAAAAGGTTCTCCAATACTAAATGAATATGAAAGAATGCTACCTTTAAATAAGGTTGAATTTTTATATCAATCAGTTTATAAAAAGACTGGTGGAATTTTAAATATGTTTTATGGTGAAATAAAGGAAAGCATGGATGAAGTATTAAAAGAATTATCAGAGGAAAAAGAAGATATGAATAAAGCTATAGAAATATGGAAAGATACTGAATCCGAACTATGGAGTGGACTTAAACCAAAGCATGTATGGGCAGGAGGAGGTCCTCTAGAAAGAGAACTTCTACTAGATTTTTGTAGACAATTAACAGAAATAATGCAAGGACAACAGTTTACAAGTCAGGGTACGGCAATAATTAAGTCTTTAGAAGTTTTAAGAAAATGGCAATTAAAATATAATGAAATATGTAAAGGCATTCCTGTAGAAGAAATAATAAAGGAAAGAGAAGAAATATACCAAAGAAAAATTAAATTTTTAAAAGATATGAATATAAATGTTGATTTATAATTAAAAAGGAGGAATATAAAAATGAAAGCAATGATAACAGTTATAGGAAAAGATCAAGAGGGCATAATTGCAGGAGTTAGCACAGAATTATATAAAAATAATGTAAACATATTAGATATTAGCCAAACTATAATTGGTGGATACTTTACTATGATTATGCTTGTAGATATGGAAAAATCAAAGGTATCTTTTACAAAGTTAAAAGAAGAATTAGTTAAAAAGGGAGAGGAATTAAAGGTTTCTATAAAAATTCAACACGAAGATATATTTAATTCTATGCACAGAATATAAAAAAGGGGGACTATAATTGATTAATTCATACGACATACTTGAAACTATAAGAATGATTGAAAAAGAAAAATTAGATATAAGAACTATAACAATGGGAATATCACTTTTGGATTGCGCAGATTTAGATGGAGAAAAAGCTAGAAAGAAGATTTACGATAAAATATGTAAACATGCAGAGAGATTAGTGAAAACTGGAGAAGAAATAGAGGATGAATATGGTATTCCAATAATACATAAAAGAATTTCTGTTACCCCAATATCTATTATAGCGGGTGCATCTCAGGATAAAAATTATGTGGAATTTGCAAAAGTATTAGATAAGGCAGCAAATACTGTTGGAGTAAATTTTATAGGAGGATTTTCATCCTTAGTACAAAAGGGATATACAAAGGGAGATAGAATTTTAATAGAATCTATTCCAGAGGCTTTAGCTAGTACGCAAACCGTATGTTCTTCAGTAAATGTAGGTTGTACTAAAAGTGGTATAAATATGGATGCTGTTAAACAAATGGGAGGAATTATAAAACAAACTGCAGAACTTACAAAGAAAGATTCAGGTATAGGAAGTGCAAAACTTGTAGTGTTTGCTAATGCCGTAGAAGATAATCCTTTCATGGCAGGAGCTTTTCACGGTGTTGGTGAAGGTGATTGTGTAATAAATGTAGGGGTTAGTGGACCTGGTGTTGTTAAAGCGGCCTTAGAACATGTAAAGGGAGAAACTTTTGATGTAGTTTCAGAAACTATAAAGAAAACAGCATTTAAAATTACAAGGATGGGACAATTAGTAGCCAAAGAAGCATCTAGAAGATTGGATGTACCCTTTGGTATAGTAGATTTATCTTTAGCACCAACTCCATTTGTAGGAGATAGTGTTGCTCATATTTTAGAGGAAATGGGACTTGAAAGTTGTGGAGCACCAGGAACTACAGCGGCTCTTGCACTTTTAAACGATGCCGTTAAAAAAGGAGGA
This window of the Clostridium cochlearium genome carries:
- a CDS encoding PFL family protein, with product MIEKEKLDIRTITMGISLLDCADLDGEKARKKIYDKICKHAERLVKTGEEIEDEYGIPIIHKRISVTPISIIAGASQDKNYVEFAKVLDKAANTVGVNFIGGFSSLVQKGYTKGDRILIESIPEALASTQTVCSSVNVGCTKSGINMDAVKQMGGIIKQTAELTKKDSGIGSAKLVVFANAVEDNPFMAGAFHGVGEGDCVINVGVSGPGVVKAALEHVKGETFDVVSETIKKTAFKITRMGQLVAKEASRRLDVPFGIVDLSLAPTPFVGDSVAHILEEMGLESCGAPGTTAALALLNDAVKKGGVMACSHVGGLSGAFIPVSEDIGMIDAVNKGSLNIEKLEAMTCVCSVGLDMIAIPGDTSAETISGMIADEAAIGVINNKTTAVRIIPVPGKGVGDEVEFGGLLGRAPIMPVSKFSSADFVKRGGRIPAPIHSFKN
- a CDS encoding FAD:protein FMN transferase; translated protein: MKKKSLISLVIFSLIFMLAGCGKETVTTKENYLLDTLIQLKIYGKNSERAADEAMKAISDVDEMMSPTKPSSDVVKINNNAGKDFVKINEDTFKVIKTSLEYSKLSKGNFDITVGPLVKLWGIGTENARVPSKNEIDESLKLINYKNILIDENNKSVKLKYSNEVIDLGGIAKGFAADKACEVLEKQGIKSAYLNLGGNIVTIGNKTDGTPWNIGIQDPLSDRGEYFAIIKVSNKSVVSSGTYERFFIKDNKKYHHILNTKTGYPAESGILSSTIISDKSIDGDALSTITFILGLEKSLELIEKIDGVDAVLVTTDKKVHVTSNIAKDFKLSNKEYIYEER
- a CDS encoding tetratricopeptide repeat protein; the encoded protein is MANYKKYLDEIKKNYNMVVDEENYKEIILKEFEYSKFLQDYFKEYMEKEELDLNWGALMILFIKASKEKNVTLVEKYEKALKKYKNNYYLEYVLGEINLVYYGELFKAKDAFNNALKLRDNDGDCYYNLGFIYYLLGMFKKSFEFYIKAIQYSDYTSNPENLKNKAINSILFHYGLVGKDEEELKKLCNKDYNSMANEEIIKILKGEA
- a CDS encoding DNA-3-methyladenine glycosylase; its protein translation is MKIKRMFYARSALEVAKDLLGKTIVHKVDGVTLKGKIVETEAYIGAIDKASHAYGGKKTERVMPLYGKPGTAYVYLIYGMYHCFNVITKIEGEAEGVLIRAIEPLEGIEKMAHLRYKKSISEISKTQFKNLTTGPGKLCIALNIDKNNNKQDLCNEGTLYIEYNDKERFNIVESKRIGIDYAEEAKDFLWRFYIEDNPWVSKKM
- a CDS encoding NusG domain II-containing protein; amino-acid sequence: MKKGDKIISIIIVSILILSFIGIYIYKYSIKSDSKIAIIKQDGKIIKEINLSKVDKTETFLIKSDNGKDNNKIKIEKGKISILEATCPDQVCVKAGPISEPGDTIVCLPNKLIITIEGKTPHHEDGLDAVTY
- a CDS encoding LTA synthase family protein; amino-acid sequence: MIKNSINKKNYNFKAFKLYTILLGIFIALLTYKSYIFVKIISPTYFNRSILFPSFYCIILLIGFFMIFKDKISLILAYLLNLLLSIVYILDIFYFNLKGDLLSLVSIKNGTLTKLISTNSIFEIIGFKNVLFFMDLLVLIPIIFIYLKKVRFTVPYYFYLIPSILFIALGVNLNAKHVNKLAEEQSGLLRNMSNKLYISRMIGNINYHALDGYNYFFRYKEDNNFQYSDEEIYSFFKENNKKNADNNPYLNKGQGKNLIVIQLESLQEFVINQKFNGKEITPNLNKFINRSVYFENCFYQVGEGNTSDAEFLVNNSLYPSSNGATYYKYAGNTFNSLPKNFKKKGYNSYVFHGNNEGFWNRHVMYNSIGFDKFYGIRDFSQDDIRGMGIGDRTFFKESLEKMDSFKQPFYSFLITLTSHYPFKDKEELFPVGELKDTFLGDYINSIHNLDRELGIFLNDLEKKGYLDNSIIVMYGDHNGVPIYLTKEIYKVRKDIEKNDFNNFMLGKVPLIVHFPGDNYKSVKKEVVGQIDIYNLIANLYDIKNPYVFGREILSTTDNKVLFNNGSFIYDDILYISHSNKYFNINNGQELTENQKLKDINNICKKEIQMNQQVLRKNLLLMNN
- a CDS encoding ACT domain-containing protein is translated as MKAMITVIGKDQEGIIAGVSTELYKNNVNILDISQTIIGGYFTMIMLVDMEKSKVSFTKLKEELVKKGEELKVSIKIQHEDIFNSMHRI
- a CDS encoding phosphoribosylformylglycinamidine synthase gives rise to the protein MKKNIFRLYVEKKDKFDVESINLKQDLKLTLGIEEISKLKIVNIYDIEGLDIEELKKAKNTVFSDPVVDNVYEEEFPIGKGAKFFVSEYLPGQYDQRADSSVQCVQILTGKSGIDIKTSKLFIVEGIQKDEDFKKIKDYCINDVDSREGSINKPNTLDLNFVEPKNVKTLEGFIDLKEDELEELLKHEGLAMDIEDLKYCQAYFKKEHRNPTITEIKVIDTYWSDHCRHTTFNTEIKNVKIEETDLTKPIKEVYEDYLNSREFIHKDRDDKYQSLMDIATIGMKEALKRGMLQRLDKSEEINACSIKVEADVNGKPEEWLIMFKNETHNHPTEIEPFGGAATCLGGAIRDPLSGRAYVYQAMRVTGSADPRRKIEDTIKGKLPQKKITTEAAAGYSSYGNQIGVSTGFVDELYHEGYMAKRMEVGAVIGGVKASNVVRESPRKGDVVILLGGKTGRDGCGGATGSSKEHTEESIVECSSEVQKGNAPTERKIQRLFRNEEVCKMIKRCNDFGAGGVSVAVGELTDGLYIDLDKVPKKYEGLDGTEIAISESQERMAIVIDGKNLERFISLAEEENLEATKIADVTSNKTLEMYWRGDKIVDLKREFLDSNGVKKEIDVEVSSPKKEENYFTKCSNKYKNIKEAWLETLSNLNVCSKKGMVERFDNTVGASTVLMPFGGKYALTPSEGMVAKIPVLHGETTTATIMSHGFNPYISEWSPFHGALYAVLESIAKIVALGGDYKDIHLSFQEYFESLGEDKTKWGKPFAALLGALKAQKEFKAFAIGGKDSMSGTFKELDVPPTLISFALGLLNTNNSISQEFKEINSNVVILKVDRDENYIPNLDMAKKNFEVVHSLIKSGKALSTYTIKAGGIIEAISKMAFGNKIGISFDNNKEWTVEELLDPSYGSIIVELNKDINLEEELKGSNWELLGKTIEEQCFKVKDEVIKIDEALESWIKPLETVFPTKIEDIKEDINNINFQKDNKNISIIKNIKPQVFIPAFPGTNSEYDTAKAFIKAGGQVSSLVFRNNSIKDIEETIDAYAKEIRNSNILAIPGGFSAGDEPDGSGKFIATVFRNEKIKDAVMDLIKNRDGLILGICNGFQALIKLGLIPYGEIRELDEKSPTLAQNKIGRHVSKIVRTKVVSNLSPWFNNVKVGDVFSLPISHGEGRFMADEDVLRKLIDNGQIASQYVDLNGNATYDIEFNPNGSLYAVEALTSPDGRILGKMAHSERIGEGLYRNIPGEKDQKIFEAGINYFK